A region of Faecalibacterium taiwanense DNA encodes the following proteins:
- the hemW gene encoding radical SAM family heme chaperone HemW, protein MSLGLYLHIPYCFSKCRYCDFYSHPGERGVPEAYVDALVRELSRFAPEVPLQPDTLYFGGGTPSLLRPEQAKRLIDAARPMPGAEITLEANPETVTEESLAGFREAGVNRISFGVQSARDTQLRTLGRPHTAKQARAAFAAARRAGFANISGDIMLALPHYTEAEFDETLELIEGGGATHISAYLLKIEPDSAFGKHPPEGLPTGDEAADFYLYAVEQLEHHGYKQYEISNFAKPGYEGRHNLIYWDCGDYLGLGPAAHSCMGGRRFYYPPDTAAFLNDAAAPVMDGSCGAEDYLILQLRLRKGLSLDAYKKLYGKEFSTAQLAFVQNCVRAGYASFDGRTLALTPAGLIVQNSILAQLL, encoded by the coding sequence ATGTCTCTTGGGCTTTATTTACACATACCCTACTGTTTTTCCAAATGCAGATACTGCGATTTCTATTCCCATCCCGGTGAGCGCGGCGTACCGGAAGCTTATGTGGATGCTCTTGTGCGGGAGCTTTCCCGCTTTGCGCCGGAAGTACCTCTGCAGCCGGACACCCTTTATTTTGGCGGCGGCACGCCCAGCCTGCTGCGCCCGGAGCAGGCAAAACGGCTGATCGATGCGGCCCGGCCGATGCCGGGGGCCGAGATCACACTGGAAGCAAACCCGGAGACGGTGACGGAAGAAAGCCTTGCAGGCTTCCGGGAGGCGGGTGTGAACCGCATCTCTTTCGGGGTGCAGTCTGCCCGGGATACCCAGCTGCGCACACTGGGCAGGCCGCACACGGCAAAGCAGGCGCGGGCTGCATTTGCCGCCGCGCGGCGCGCAGGCTTTGCGAACATCAGCGGCGACATCATGCTGGCACTGCCGCACTACACCGAAGCCGAGTTTGACGAAACGCTGGAACTGATCGAGGGTGGTGGGGCTACCCATATTTCGGCATATCTGCTGAAGATCGAGCCGGATTCGGCCTTTGGTAAACATCCGCCCGAAGGCCTGCCCACCGGCGATGAAGCCGCCGATTTTTACCTTTATGCAGTGGAACAGCTGGAACACCACGGCTACAAACAGTACGAGATCTCCAACTTTGCAAAGCCCGGCTATGAGGGCAGACACAACCTCATCTACTGGGACTGCGGCGACTATCTGGGCCTTGGCCCGGCGGCGCACTCCTGCATGGGCGGCAGACGGTTCTACTACCCGCCGGACACCGCCGCTTTCCTGAACGATGCCGCCGCCCCGGTGATGGACGGCAGTTGCGGCGCAGAGGACTACCTTATTTTACAGCTGCGTCTGCGCAAAGGCCTTTCGCTGGATGCATACAAAAAACTTTACGGGAAAGAATTCTCCACCGCACAGCTGGCCTTTGTGCAAAACTGCGTCCGGGCGGGCTATGCAAGCTTTGACGGCCGCACCCTTGCCCTGACCCCGGCGGGCCTCATCGTGCAGAACAGCATCCTTGCCCAGCTGTTGTAA
- a CDS encoding aminoacetone oxidase family FAD-binding enzyme, whose product MRGTSGREYRADAVLVATGGVSYPTTGSTGDGYKLAQQAGHTLIEPVPSLVSLVSHDADCKKMMGLALKNVTLTLFEDSKAIFDEQGEMLFTHFGISGPLTLSASSHLGDMKKHKYHAEIDLKPALSEEQLYDRITRDFALLANHAAQGALVKLLPSSMQPVMVARWGIDPATKANQITREQKRELVQLMKHWRVSIDARGDLAHAVITSGGVSVREVDPKTMQSKKAMGLYFAGEVLDVDAYTGGYNLQIAFCTAQAFANNL is encoded by the coding sequence GTGCGGGGCACCTCCGGCCGGGAGTACCGGGCGGATGCCGTGCTGGTGGCCACCGGCGGCGTGAGCTATCCCACCACCGGCTCTACCGGCGACGGCTACAAACTGGCCCAGCAGGCCGGGCACACCCTCATCGAGCCGGTGCCCAGTCTGGTCAGTCTTGTGAGCCATGACGCGGACTGCAAAAAGATGATGGGCTTGGCGCTGAAAAACGTCACCCTGACCCTGTTCGAGGACAGCAAGGCCATTTTTGACGAGCAGGGCGAAATGCTGTTCACTCATTTTGGCATCAGCGGCCCGCTGACTTTGAGCGCATCCAGCCATCTGGGCGACATGAAAAAACACAAGTATCATGCGGAGATCGACCTCAAGCCCGCTCTCAGCGAGGAGCAGCTTTATGACCGAATCACGCGGGATTTTGCCCTGCTGGCAAACCATGCGGCGCAGGGCGCGCTGGTAAAGCTTTTGCCGTCCAGTATGCAGCCGGTGATGGTGGCGCGCTGGGGCATCGACCCGGCTACCAAGGCAAACCAAATCACCCGGGAGCAGAAGAGGGAGCTGGTGCAGCTGATGAAGCACTGGCGGGTGTCCATTGATGCCCGGGGCGATCTGGCCCACGCGGTGATCACCAGCGGCGGCGTGTCCGTGCGGGAGGTGGACCCCAAAACCATGCAGAGCAAAAAGGCGATGGGCCTTTACTTTGCAGGCGAAGTGCTGGATGTGGATGCCTATACCGGCGGCTACAACCTGCAGATCGCCTTCTGCACCGCACAGGCGTTTGCAAATAATCTGTAA
- a CDS encoding GGDEF domain-containing protein: MNIPEILVANGTGAVLVCFLFLLRVRGESKNSVGSELFCQMLVVTLLAQATETISFLLDGVPGAASRFWLYLMNTVCTGATVSVGFAWCLYVDFRVYRSTGRLRRRHLFLGAPLLAVLALLAANLFGTGWIFTISADNVYHRGPLNSLLYLLLFGYYAESVWQVHKAKRDGVTVEFFSVYYFVITCAVGTVLQGAFYGMAFGWLSVAIAFVFVDSQLRSLRSYLDELSGLFGRKYMNYCLERIHATQEKDVYGIMMDVNCFKEINDTYGHGAGDRAIQEIGHILSGALAANSVAIRISGDEFMVLIRHGSEEILNKICAAIEQRVQRYNAAAPAGSFQLSFSTGVAKYEGGSVEKFLAELDERMYAEKRAFHAARNGYAVPEQGNAPSISE; the protein is encoded by the coding sequence ATGAATATACCCGAGATCCTTGTGGCCAATGGCACAGGGGCGGTGCTGGTATGCTTTCTGTTTCTGCTGCGGGTGCGCGGCGAGAGTAAAAACAGTGTTGGAAGTGAGCTGTTCTGCCAGATGCTGGTGGTGACTCTGCTGGCACAGGCGACAGAGACGATCAGCTTTCTGCTGGACGGCGTGCCCGGTGCGGCAAGCCGGTTCTGGCTGTACCTCATGAACACCGTCTGCACCGGCGCTACCGTGAGCGTGGGCTTTGCGTGGTGTTTGTATGTGGACTTCCGGGTCTACCGCAGCACCGGACGCCTGCGCAGAAGGCATCTGTTTCTGGGCGCGCCGCTGCTGGCTGTTCTGGCGCTGCTGGCGGCGAACCTTTTCGGCACAGGATGGATCTTTACCATCTCCGCGGACAACGTTTACCATCGCGGTCCGCTGAACAGTTTGCTTTACCTGCTGCTGTTCGGCTATTATGCCGAGAGCGTGTGGCAGGTGCATAAGGCCAAGCGCGATGGCGTTACGGTGGAGTTTTTCTCGGTGTACTACTTTGTGATCACCTGTGCGGTGGGCACGGTGCTGCAGGGTGCGTTCTACGGTATGGCCTTCGGCTGGCTGTCGGTGGCCATCGCCTTTGTGTTTGTGGACAGTCAGCTCCGCAGTCTGCGCAGCTATCTCGACGAGCTGTCCGGTCTGTTTGGCCGCAAGTACATGAACTACTGTCTGGAGCGCATCCACGCCACGCAGGAAAAGGATGTTTACGGCATCATGATGGACGTGAACTGCTTCAAGGAGATCAACGACACCTACGGTCATGGTGCGGGCGACCGCGCCATTCAGGAGATCGGTCACATCCTGTCCGGAGCGCTGGCGGCAAACTCGGTAGCTATCCGCATAAGCGGCGATGAGTTCATGGTGCTGATCCGGCACGGCTCGGAGGAGATCCTGAATAAGATCTGTGCCGCCATCGAGCAGCGGGTGCAGCGCTATAACGCCGCCGCCCCGGCGGGCAGCTTTCAGCTGTCTTTCTCCACCGGTGTGGCAAAGTATGAGGGCGGCAGCGTGGAGAAATTTCTGGCGGAACTGGACGAGCGGATGTATGCGGAAAAGCGCGCCTTCCACGCCGCCCGGAACGGCTATGCCGTACCGGAGCAGGGGAACGCTCCATCAATTTCAGAATAA
- a CDS encoding NAD(P)/FAD-dependent oxidoreductase → MAKVLIVGAGAAGLMAAGAAVRQGHQVTVLEHMDKPGQKILVTGKGRCNVTNDCPAEEFLRHVRTNPRFLYSSLGAFPPAKTMELFEGLGVELKVERGRRVFPVSDKAEEIRQALLRYAQDAELVHDGAKKLLLEEVTPEPEAAPAAPENPRHPKRKRQARHCGASVCGAPPAGSTGRMPCWWPPAA, encoded by the coding sequence ATGGCGAAAGTATTGATCGTCGGCGCAGGCGCGGCAGGACTGATGGCGGCGGGTGCCGCCGTGCGTCAGGGGCATCAGGTGACGGTGCTGGAACACATGGACAAGCCCGGCCAGAAGATCCTTGTCACCGGCAAGGGCCGCTGCAATGTGACCAACGACTGCCCGGCAGAGGAATTTCTGCGCCATGTGCGCACGAACCCGCGCTTTCTGTATTCGTCGCTGGGGGCCTTTCCACCGGCAAAGACCATGGAACTGTTCGAGGGCCTTGGCGTGGAGCTGAAGGTGGAGCGCGGCCGCCGGGTGTTTCCAGTATCGGACAAGGCCGAGGAGATCCGGCAGGCTCTTTTGCGCTATGCGCAGGATGCTGAACTCGTGCATGACGGCGCGAAAAAGCTGCTATTGGAAGAGGTAACACCGGAGCCGGAAGCAGCTCCCGCCGCACCGGAAAACCCGCGCCACCCCAAAAGAAAAAGGCAGGCCCGGCACTGCGGTGCATCGGTGTGCGGGGCACCTCCGGCCGGGAGTACCGGGCGGATGCCGTGCTGGTGGCCACCGGCGGCGTGA
- a CDS encoding lysophospholipid acyltransferase family protein produces the protein MILYYILVPFAWLLWHIGFRIHVEGRENLKKVQTKGCILAPTHVSAIDPVFIVVTRWSRRMVVFAKKELFEINGFLTWFFRCCGAVCVRGTKDEMAAIEQTVEKCRNGETLLIFPEGTREKDGKLLPPKSGLFVIAAGAGVDVVPCRILYDTPDGKMHLFCKVRVIYGEPMPAEQFAMESRRDTKKLRANKQALLDAWEKMGA, from the coding sequence ATGATATTATATTACATCTTAGTACCCTTTGCGTGGCTTTTGTGGCATATCGGTTTCCGCATCCATGTAGAGGGACGCGAAAACCTGAAAAAGGTGCAGACAAAGGGCTGCATCCTTGCGCCCACCCATGTCTCCGCCATCGACCCGGTGTTCATCGTGGTCACCCGGTGGAGCAGGCGGATGGTCGTATTTGCCAAGAAGGAACTGTTCGAGATCAACGGCTTCCTGACATGGTTCTTCCGGTGCTGCGGCGCGGTGTGCGTGCGCGGCACAAAGGATGAAATGGCTGCCATTGAGCAGACCGTAGAAAAGTGCAGAAACGGCGAAACACTGCTCATCTTCCCGGAGGGCACCCGCGAAAAGGACGGGAAGCTTCTGCCGCCCAAGAGCGGACTGTTTGTCATTGCGGCGGGGGCCGGGGTGGACGTAGTGCCCTGCCGCATCCTGTACGATACGCCGGATGGAAAAATGCACCTGTTCTGCAAAGTACGGGTGATCTACGGCGAGCCGATGCCTGCAGAGCAGTTTGCCATGGAGAGCCGCCGCGACACCAAAAAGCTGCGTGCCAACAAGCAGGCCCTGCTGGATGCGTGGGAAAAGATGGGGGCGTAA
- a CDS encoding ATP-binding cassette domain-containing protein — translation MLTIEHLTKQFGKKTLFRDLCLTVKGPAVLWAPSGWGKTTLLRILMGLEEPTSGIVQDVGRVAAVFQEDRLCPQLTAVQNVTLVLPGSAEQYKEQIIEDFQQLGMDAAALALPAARLSGGQKRRTALLRALWAASDTLLLDEPFTGMDPDTLAAAAALLRERRGEKPVLLATHDREAIRLLGWPVVELENA, via the coding sequence ATGCTGACCATCGAGCATCTGACAAAACAGTTCGGGAAGAAAACGCTGTTCCGGGACCTGTGCCTCACGGTGAAAGGCCCGGCGGTGCTGTGGGCACCCAGCGGCTGGGGCAAGACCACATTGCTGCGCATCCTCATGGGGCTGGAAGAACCCACTTCTGGCATAGTACAGGACGTTGGCCGGGTGGCAGCAGTGTTTCAGGAAGACCGGCTCTGCCCGCAGCTGACAGCTGTGCAGAACGTGACGCTGGTATTGCCCGGCAGTGCAGAACAATACAAGGAGCAAATTATAGAAGATTTTCAACAGCTTGGCATGGATGCTGCCGCACTGGCCCTGCCTGCAGCACGGCTTTCCGGCGGACAGAAGCGCCGCACGGCTCTGCTGCGGGCTTTGTGGGCCGCCAGCGATACGCTGCTGTTAGACGAACCCTTTACCGGAATGGACCCGGACACCCTTGCCGCTGCTGCGGCGCTGCTGCGGGAGCGCCGCGGAGAAAAGCCTGTCTTGCTGGCTACCCACGACCGCGAAGCCATCCGCCTTCTGGGCTGGCCGGTGGTTGAGCTGGAAAATGCCTGA
- a CDS encoding GtrA family protein — protein MINFFKKHWEVLSYLVFGVLCTLLNIVLYALFNKLFGYTAANSWGNVLDNIICILFAYCTNRAFVFRSKTQGKAMAREFGAFVTCRLGTMLLDTAIMLVLGNLLAAQGAALMDELMQGVLSVVAHWLGPDTAIQMAASYAGTPAGVTDGSAAIAVIGGADGPTAIFVTSRYNAQALWGLAVKVFSNVLVIVLNYVFSKLIIFKNRK, from the coding sequence ATGATAAATTTTTTCAAGAAACACTGGGAAGTGCTGAGCTATCTGGTTTTCGGCGTGCTGTGCACCCTGCTGAACATTGTGCTGTATGCGCTGTTCAACAAGCTGTTTGGCTATACAGCCGCCAACAGCTGGGGCAATGTACTGGATAACATCATCTGCATCCTGTTTGCCTACTGCACCAACCGCGCCTTTGTGTTCCGCAGCAAAACGCAGGGCAAGGCCATGGCGAGAGAATTTGGTGCATTCGTCACCTGTCGTCTGGGTACAATGCTGCTGGACACTGCAATTATGCTGGTGCTGGGCAATCTGCTGGCTGCGCAGGGTGCAGCGCTGATGGACGAGCTGATGCAGGGGGTGCTGAGCGTGGTGGCCCACTGGCTTGGCCCGGATACGGCCATCCAGATGGCAGCCTCCTATGCCGGCACACCGGCGGGGGTCACGGATGGCTCTGCCGCTATTGCCGTCATCGGCGGTGCAGACGGCCCCACGGCGATCTTCGTTACCAGCCGCTACAATGCGCAGGCACTGTGGGGCCTTGCCGTGAAGGTCTTTTCCAATGTACTGGTGATTGTGCTGAACTATGTGTTCAGCAAGCTGATCATCTTTAAAAATCGCAAGTGA
- the cmk gene encoding (d)CMP kinase, with product MVSVAIDGPAGAGKSTLARRLAAEMGYIYVDTGAMYRAIGLYALRAGKDPKDNDAVNALLPQIELRLASIEGEQHIYLKEEDVSTAIRTEAAGMAASAVGANPAVRAFLLELQRDMAKKQDVLMDGRDIGTVVLPDATVKIFLTATPEARATRRWKEYQAKGIDTPYEEVLADVKQRDYQDTHRAAAPLKQADDAVLLDTSELDFEQSLAAMKKIIAEKVNKTIK from the coding sequence ATGGTATCTGTTGCGATCGACGGGCCTGCAGGTGCAGGCAAATCTACGCTGGCACGCCGTTTGGCGGCTGAAATGGGCTATATTTATGTGGATACCGGTGCCATGTACCGCGCCATCGGCCTGTATGCCCTGCGCGCAGGCAAGGACCCCAAGGACAACGACGCAGTGAACGCGCTGCTTCCCCAGATCGAGCTGCGGCTGGCCTCCATTGAGGGCGAGCAGCACATTTATTTAAAGGAAGAGGATGTGAGCACCGCCATCCGCACCGAGGCCGCAGGTATGGCTGCCTCTGCCGTGGGCGCAAACCCGGCTGTGCGCGCCTTTCTGCTGGAACTGCAGCGGGATATGGCCAAAAAGCAGGACGTGCTGATGGACGGCCGCGACATCGGCACGGTGGTGCTGCCGGATGCCACGGTGAAGATCTTCCTCACCGCCACGCCGGAAGCCCGCGCCACACGCAGGTGGAAAGAGTATCAGGCCAAGGGCATCGATACTCCCTATGAAGAGGTGCTGGCCGACGTGAAGCAGCGGGACTATCAGGACACCCACCGTGCCGCTGCGCCCCTGAAGCAGGCGGACGATGCCGTGCTGCTGGATACTTCGGAGCTGGATTTTGAACAGAGCCTTGCTGCAATGAAGAAGATCATTGCGGAGAAAGTGAATAAAACGATAAAATGA
- a CDS encoding Bax inhibitor-1/YccA family protein, which translates to MDYNYNGYDRGYTEPAMTSADYMNRTYRWMAVGLLITFAAAFVTAATPLLYVVNSLYLVFTIAELVLVYVLSSRVQNMSVGGARATFFAYALLNGMVLSYYFLIFDLGTLVLAFLATSLYFGLMAVYGTTTHKDLSGWGPKLMMGLFALIITGFVGMLFGMSFLTTVLYSAVGLVVFMLLTAYDTQKLSQMFSYYAYDGELAEKASIYGALTLYLDFINIFLYVVRLLGMNSRRRN; encoded by the coding sequence ATGGATTACAATTACAATGGTTACGATCGAGGATACACGGAGCCTGCCATGACCTCGGCTGACTATATGAACCGCACCTACCGCTGGATGGCGGTAGGCCTGCTCATCACCTTTGCCGCGGCGTTCGTTACAGCCGCTACCCCGCTGCTGTACGTTGTCAACTCGCTGTATCTGGTGTTCACCATCGCAGAGTTGGTGCTGGTGTATGTGCTCAGCTCCCGCGTGCAGAACATGTCGGTGGGCGGTGCAAGAGCCACATTCTTTGCCTATGCGCTGCTCAACGGCATGGTGCTGAGCTACTACTTCCTGATATTTGATCTGGGCACTCTGGTGCTGGCCTTCCTTGCCACCTCGCTGTACTTCGGCCTGATGGCGGTCTACGGCACTACTACCCACAAGGATCTGTCCGGTTGGGGTCCCAAGCTGATGATGGGCCTGTTCGCGCTCATCATCACCGGCTTTGTGGGCATGCTGTTCGGCATGAGTTTCCTCACCACGGTGCTGTACAGCGCTGTCGGTCTGGTGGTGTTCATGCTGCTGACCGCCTACGACACCCAGAAACTGAGCCAGATGTTCTCCTACTACGCCTATGACGGCGAGCTGGCTGAGAAGGCTTCCATCTACGGCGCACTGACGTTGTATCTGGACTTCATCAACATCTTCCTGTATGTTGTGCGCCTGCTGGGCATGAACAGCCGCCGCCGCAACTGA
- the deoC gene encoding deoxyribose-phosphate aldolase, with protein sequence MTREEILSHVDHTLLKPEATWPQIQTLCDEAIANHTASICINTCYVRQAVEYMAGRIPVCCVVGFPLGAMDTASKAFEAKTAIENGAAEVDMVINIGRLKNKEYDAVREDIRAVKQAVGDKVLKVIIETCLLTDEEKEKMCDIVCEAGADYIKTSTGFSTAGANFHDVELMVKGVHGRCKVKAAGGISTVEDMETFLALGADRLGTSRAVKILNGEQAKGY encoded by the coding sequence ATGACTCGTGAAGAAATTCTCTCCCATGTCGATCACACCCTGCTGAAGCCGGAGGCCACCTGGCCCCAGATCCAGACCCTGTGTGACGAAGCCATTGCAAACCACACCGCATCCATCTGCATCAACACCTGCTACGTCAGGCAGGCGGTGGAGTATATGGCGGGCCGCATCCCGGTATGCTGCGTGGTAGGCTTCCCTCTGGGTGCCATGGATACCGCCAGCAAGGCGTTTGAAGCCAAGACTGCCATTGAGAATGGTGCCGCCGAGGTGGATATGGTTATCAACATCGGTCGCCTGAAGAACAAGGAGTACGATGCCGTGCGCGAGGACATCCGCGCCGTGAAGCAGGCGGTGGGCGACAAGGTCCTGAAGGTCATCATCGAGACCTGCCTGCTGACCGACGAGGAAAAGGAAAAGATGTGCGATATCGTCTGCGAGGCAGGCGCGGACTACATCAAGACCAGCACCGGCTTCTCCACCGCAGGCGCAAACTTCCACGATGTGGAGCTGATGGTCAAGGGCGTGCATGGCCGCTGCAAGGTCAAGGCTGCCGGCGGCATTTCTACCGTGGAGGACATGGAGACCTTCCTTGCGCTGGGTGCTGACCGTCTGGGCACCTCCCGCGCTGTCAAAATTCTGAACGGCGAGCAGGCAAAGGGCTATTGA
- a CDS encoding bifunctional 4-hydroxy-3-methylbut-2-enyl diphosphate reductase/30S ribosomal protein S1 yields MEIRVAKTAGFCFGVKRAVDLTYGLLNEGCKVATLGPLIHNPQAVEDMQKKGALVADAIADVPAGYEVVIRSHGVPRTVYDELDARGITYHDATCPFVQKIQRIAAEAEKAGAVLLVAGDKTHPEVQGIVGHTRGEVFVFADLAELKAWKGPSDPQKPLFAVAQTTFQVTKWQESSEFLKKAYTNARIFDTICNATWARQQEAEDLSQKCDIIVVIGGHHSSNTQKLVQVAAKHTRAVTVETASELRPEWFADVKVAGVTAGASTPSSIIEEVLNSMSAEINDSMSFEEMLNASEEKRVHAGSIVKGIVTSISANEIQVDIGAKQTGFVKLSELTDDSSAKVEDLVKVGDELDLIVEKVMDQDGVIQLSRKKLASRKGMEEIAKAAESGEVVEGDVTEFNKGGVVVNVKGVKVFVPRSQATMRRDEDYTALVGQHVQLVVTECSGRKIVGSINKVTAEQNKAKREEFWANVEVGKTYTGVVKSLTSYGAFVDIGGVDGLCHISELSWNRIKHPSEVVSVGDTIEVYVKDIDTENHKVSLGYKKAEDNPWEQLKNNYPIGSTFHAPVVSLTKFGAFVRILPGVDGLVHISEISNDRVEKVSDVLKVGDMVDVKLLDVDFDKKRISLSMKALLNDDAE; encoded by the coding sequence ATGGAGATCCGAGTTGCCAAAACGGCGGGGTTCTGCTTTGGTGTCAAGCGGGCGGTGGATCTGACCTATGGCCTGCTGAACGAAGGCTGCAAGGTGGCCACCCTCGGCCCGCTGATCCATAACCCGCAGGCTGTGGAGGATATGCAGAAAAAGGGTGCCCTTGTGGCGGATGCCATCGCCGATGTGCCCGCCGGGTACGAGGTGGTCATCCGCAGCCACGGCGTGCCGCGCACCGTGTACGACGAGCTGGATGCGCGCGGCATCACCTACCATGATGCCACCTGTCCCTTCGTGCAGAAGATCCAGCGCATTGCCGCCGAGGCCGAAAAGGCGGGGGCGGTGCTGCTGGTGGCAGGCGACAAGACCCATCCGGAGGTGCAGGGAATCGTGGGCCACACCCGCGGAGAGGTGTTCGTTTTTGCCGATCTGGCCGAGTTGAAGGCATGGAAAGGCCCCTCTGACCCGCAAAAACCCCTGTTTGCAGTTGCACAGACCACATTTCAGGTTACAAAATGGCAAGAAAGTTCGGAGTTTCTCAAAAAAGCCTATACAAACGCCCGAATTTTTGATACAATATGTAATGCGACGTGGGCGAGGCAACAGGAAGCGGAAGACCTCAGCCAAAAATGCGACATCATTGTTGTCATTGGCGGTCATCATTCTTCCAATACCCAAAAGCTGGTACAGGTCGCCGCAAAACACACGCGTGCCGTAACGGTCGAGACAGCGAGCGAACTTCGGCCGGAATGGTTTGCAGATGTTAAAGTGGCGGGCGTGACAGCCGGGGCTTCAACGCCATCGTCTATTATTGAGGAGGTACTTAACAGTATGAGCGCAGAAATCAATGACAGCATGAGCTTTGAGGAGATGCTGAATGCATCCGAGGAAAAGCGTGTTCATGCAGGCAGTATTGTGAAAGGAATCGTGACCAGCATCTCTGCCAACGAGATCCAGGTGGATATCGGAGCGAAGCAGACCGGCTTTGTCAAGCTGAGCGAGCTGACCGATGATTCCTCCGCCAAGGTCGAAGACCTGGTGAAGGTTGGCGATGAGCTGGACCTCATCGTCGAGAAGGTTATGGATCAGGATGGCGTCATCCAGCTCTCCCGCAAGAAGCTCGCATCTCGCAAGGGCATGGAAGAGATCGCTAAGGCCGCTGAGTCCGGCGAGGTCGTCGAAGGCGATGTCACCGAGTTCAACAAGGGCGGCGTTGTGGTCAACGTCAAGGGCGTCAAGGTGTTCGTTCCTCGTTCTCAGGCTACTATGCGCCGTGATGAGGACTACACCGCTCTGGTTGGCCAGCACGTTCAGCTGGTTGTCACCGAGTGCTCCGGCCGCAAGATCGTCGGCAGCATCAACAAGGTGACCGCTGAGCAGAACAAGGCAAAGCGTGAAGAGTTCTGGGCAAACGTTGAGGTGGGCAAGACCTACACCGGCGTTGTCAAGAGCCTGACTTCTTACGGTGCATTCGTCGATATCGGCGGTGTGGACGGTCTGTGCCACATCAGCGAGCTGAGCTGGAACCGCATCAAGCATCCCTCCGAGGTCGTCTCCGTTGGTGACACCATCGAAGTGTATGTGAAGGACATCGACACCGAGAACCACAAGGTCTCTCTGGGCTACAAGAAGGCCGAGGACAACCCCTGGGAGCAGCTGAAGAACAACTACCCCATCGGCAGCACCTTCCATGCTCCGGTCGTCTCCCTGACCAAGTTCGGTGCATTCGTCCGCATCCTGCCGGGTGTTGATGGTCTGGTCCACATCAGCGAGATCAGCAATGACCGCGTTGAGAAGGTCTCTGACGTACTGAAGGTCGGCGATATGGTCGATGTGAAGCTGCTGGATGTCGACTTCGACAAGAAGCGCATCAGCCTGTCTATGAAGGCCCTGCTGAACGACGACGCTGAGTAA
- a CDS encoding M23 family metallopeptidase, with amino-acid sequence MEQIKKFLRSRGFTLALLACLVAAAAAGVWAVRTVRDELKKSYDDLTTPQEEPAPEPQLTLDPQEDDVWQQPVTDAAESAANVPKPASSASSSGAQSGSGLVHEPSALQGASSPASSSAAPASTQPVSGKVLNAYSGDELVYSSTLGDWRTHNGVDYACAQDAQVCAPAAGKVTAVDTDSRWGSVVCIEDSAGHLWRVCGTADPTVQTGDEVSVGQILGRAGSIPNECAEETHIHLEVLQGEQYLDPAKLLN; translated from the coding sequence ATGGAGCAGATCAAAAAGTTTTTGCGCAGCAGGGGCTTTACACTGGCACTGCTGGCCTGTCTCGTCGCAGCCGCAGCGGCGGGCGTGTGGGCAGTGCGCACCGTGCGGGATGAACTGAAAAAGAGCTACGACGACCTGACGACCCCGCAGGAAGAACCTGCACCGGAGCCGCAGCTCACCCTTGACCCACAGGAGGACGATGTATGGCAGCAGCCCGTGACCGACGCCGCAGAATCTGCGGCAAATGTACCCAAGCCCGCATCCTCTGCGTCCTCTTCTGGGGCGCAGTCTGGCTCTGGTTTGGTGCACGAACCCTCCGCACTGCAGGGCGCATCCTCGCCTGCCAGCAGTTCAGCTGCGCCTGCCTCCACGCAGCCCGTCTCGGGCAAGGTCTTGAACGCCTACAGCGGCGATGAGCTGGTGTACAGCAGCACCCTTGGCGACTGGCGCACCCACAACGGTGTGGACTACGCCTGTGCGCAGGATGCACAGGTGTGTGCTCCCGCCGCCGGTAAGGTGACCGCCGTGGACACCGATAGCCGCTGGGGCAGTGTGGTGTGCATCGAGGACAGCGCCGGGCACCTGTGGCGGGTGTGCGGCACTGCCGACCCCACGGTGCAGACCGGCGATGAAGTGAGTGTGGGTCAGATACTTGGCCGTGCAGGCAGCATTCCCAACGAATGCGCCGAGGAGACGCATATCCATCTGGAAGTACTGCAGGGTGAGCAGTATCTTGACCCGGCAAAGCTGCTGAACTGA